From the Saccharobesus litoralis genome, one window contains:
- a CDS encoding alpha/beta hydrolase gives MAINRLEISNPEYTPDNTQVVTIHSSNLNRRHDISLYNVNAPGQDVPVVILMHGVYGNHWVWMHLGGLHKVYDDMQQQGLTDFVVVMPSDGGLMDGSGYLPLIEQGNYDGWIVEDVLAAVKQTVDCVTENSNVYISGLSMGGYGALRLGAKYPEIFKGISAHSSVTSLDDLQQFIDNPISDYQCQSSNEANIRYWLEKHKAILPPIRFDCGKDDSLFESNLSLEKFMLEQGIEHSFEAFSGGHEWPYWNEHVRKTLTFFAQIEKSS, from the coding sequence ATGGCTATTAATCGATTAGAAATTTCCAACCCAGAATACACACCTGATAACACTCAAGTGGTTACCATTCACTCAAGCAACCTTAATCGCCGGCATGATATCTCGCTATATAATGTCAATGCGCCGGGGCAAGATGTCCCCGTGGTGATTTTAATGCACGGCGTTTATGGCAACCACTGGGTTTGGATGCATTTGGGTGGGTTACACAAAGTATATGACGATATGCAACAGCAGGGCTTAACTGACTTTGTAGTCGTTATGCCGTCTGATGGCGGACTCATGGATGGTTCAGGTTACTTACCTTTAATTGAACAAGGCAACTATGACGGTTGGATAGTTGAAGATGTATTGGCAGCCGTCAAGCAAACGGTTGATTGCGTTACTGAAAATAGCAATGTATATATTTCTGGTTTATCTATGGGTGGCTATGGTGCATTGAGGTTAGGCGCTAAATATCCAGAAATATTTAAAGGTATATCAGCCCATTCATCAGTTACCAGTTTGGATGACTTACAGCAATTTATTGACAACCCCATTAGTGATTACCAATGCCAATCTAGCAATGAAGCGAATATTCGTTATTGGCTTGAAAAACATAAAGCCATCTTGCCACCAATCCGTTTTGATTGTGGTAAAGATGATAGCCTGTTCGAGAGTAATTTATCACTTGAAAAATTTATGTTAGAGCAGGGAATAGAACACAGTTTTGAAGCGTTTAGTGGTGGCCATGAATGGCCATACTGGAATGAACATGTCAGAAAAACTCTGACGTTTTTCGCGCAGATTGAAAAAAGCAGTTAG
- a CDS encoding NAD(P)H nitroreductase: MQALDLLLTRQSFNQLTEPAPEGDALQAILDAGVRAPDHGALTPWRFIVFSEAARNDLGEIYAEAAEQSGASDDKVEKAKNMPLRAPLVIAIIADVKPSDKIPRLEQVISAGCAVQAMQMAAFAQGFDGIWRTGEFAYHPYVKQQLKLKDEDEIVGYLYLGTAKQQAPTKQRPSAKDFTQVW, from the coding sequence ATGCAAGCATTAGATCTTTTACTTACCCGCCAATCGTTTAATCAGTTAACTGAACCCGCACCGGAAGGTGATGCTTTGCAAGCCATATTAGATGCGGGAGTTCGAGCTCCCGATCATGGCGCGTTAACGCCTTGGCGCTTTATTGTTTTTAGTGAAGCTGCGCGTAATGATTTAGGCGAGATCTATGCAGAAGCGGCAGAGCAAAGCGGTGCATCGGATGACAAAGTTGAAAAAGCCAAAAATATGCCTTTACGCGCTCCGTTAGTCATAGCGATTATTGCCGATGTCAAACCCAGTGACAAAATTCCTCGTTTAGAACAAGTCATATCGGCTGGTTGTGCGGTTCAAGCCATGCAAATGGCTGCGTTTGCTCAAGGGTTTGATGGAATATGGCGCACAGGTGAGTTTGCTTATCACCCGTATGTTAAACAACAACTTAAACTAAAAGATGAAGATGAAATAGTTGGCTATTTGTATTTAGGAACCGCAAAACAACAAGCACCAACCAAACAACGCCCCAGCGCTAAAGACTTTACTCAAGTATGGTAA
- a CDS encoding YecA family protein gives MGKFKRNQICFCGSGKKYKNCCRWKEHLPELDTVYFKSTWKNKLIDSSWLILGQVIFFTILFLYVYVEDGYGPIKNWALYLMYIAAFMLVVCLIKSLLFYTDFNFSQKGITSKNLENNFVNWRDVVSISTIDWGNLITEYLVIEYKALDSTHKKKKLRLCYCDYTLNEAFELANYYKQNSY, from the coding sequence ATGGGAAAATTTAAGCGAAACCAAATTTGTTTTTGTGGCTCAGGGAAAAAATATAAAAATTGCTGTAGATGGAAAGAGCACCTTCCAGAACTAGATACGGTTTACTTTAAATCTACGTGGAAAAACAAGTTAATAGATAGTTCGTGGCTTATTCTCGGACAAGTAATATTCTTCACTATCCTTTTTCTATATGTTTATGTTGAAGATGGTTACGGGCCTATAAAAAATTGGGCTCTGTATCTGATGTATATTGCGGCTTTTATGTTAGTCGTTTGTTTAATAAAAAGTTTGTTGTTTTATACTGATTTCAACTTTAGTCAAAAAGGGATAACTTCTAAAAACCTTGAAAATAACTTTGTGAATTGGCGCGATGTTGTCTCAATTTCAACGATTGATTGGGGAAACTTGATTACAGAATATTTAGTGATCGAGTATAAAGCATTAGACAGCACCCATAAAAAGAAAAAGTTAAGATTGTGTTACTGCGATTACACACTCAATGAAGCTTTTGAGTTAGCAAACTATTATAAACAAAATAGCTACTAA
- a CDS encoding BPSS1780 family membrane protein, producing MSAHEQSNKPIATYFNHSIKSFEFKRGFDWVSQGFEIFAKHSLLWTVSYLTLIVLTLLIPVVGQVLTAILSAGLFIIAQNIDSGEKFKISDMFEIFKRAPVKILILSILNSLVFFLCVSLFVDQKGLTPESITSMTPEQMSQLLIDFCLGFCMYLIPAMAFIFSPILVSLHPNITLWQSIEFSFKACLINTVPATAFGLVFIGLFLLAMIPMGLGLIFVIPIGLCALYVAHKDIFCVVPEFDDEDEQQPPNSDQSNDVISA from the coding sequence ATGTCAGCACATGAACAATCAAACAAACCGATAGCAACTTATTTTAATCATTCAATCAAAAGCTTCGAATTCAAAAGAGGCTTTGATTGGGTCTCTCAAGGTTTTGAAATTTTTGCCAAACACAGTTTATTATGGACTGTGAGTTATTTAACACTCATTGTACTCACATTACTAATTCCAGTTGTAGGTCAAGTTTTAACGGCGATTTTATCGGCTGGGCTGTTTATTATTGCGCAAAATATTGATAGTGGTGAAAAGTTCAAAATTAGTGATATGTTTGAGATATTTAAGCGAGCACCCGTTAAAATATTGATCTTATCTATCTTGAATAGTTTGGTGTTTTTTCTTTGCGTGAGTTTGTTTGTTGACCAAAAGGGGTTAACGCCAGAGTCCATTACCAGTATGACACCAGAACAAATGTCGCAGTTACTTATCGACTTCTGTTTAGGTTTTTGTATGTATTTAATACCCGCGATGGCCTTTATTTTTTCTCCTATTCTTGTCTCTTTACATCCCAATATTACTTTGTGGCAATCTATCGAATTTAGCTTTAAAGCTTGCCTAATTAACACCGTACCAGCTACCGCATTTGGTTTAGTTTTTATTGGCTTATTTTTACTCGCTATGATCCCTATGGGACTTGGCCTTATTTTCGTTATTCCGATTGGATTGTGTGCATTATATGTTGCTCATAAAGATATATTTTGTGTCGTCCCTGAATTCGATGATGAAGACGAGCAACAACCACCAAATTCAGACCAGTCAAATGACGTAATATCAGCTTAA
- the dapE gene encoding succinyl-diaminopimelate desuccinylase, whose translation MSDQQSAVLALTKDLISRESVTPEDAGCQPLMSERLEALGFVTETMVFEDTTNMWVRKGDADPVFCFAGHTDVVPSGPVDAWHTPPFEPTEIDGYLHGRGAADMKGSLAAMVVATERFIAKHPDHKGSIAFLITSDEEGPFINGTTRVVDTLEARNEKMTWALVGEPSSTHKVGDVIKNGRRGSLSGDLFVKGVQGHVAYPHLAKNPIHLASPAIAELSQIQWDQGNDFFPPTSFQVSNINGGTGATNVVPGDVHIQFNFRYSTEVTAEELIKRVEGILDAHGLEYDLDWTYNGLPFLTAAGDLVEAAVKAIEDTVHYTPQLLTTGGTSDGRFLAPTGAQVLELGPCNATIHKINECVSISDLEHLTDMYEKILENLLAK comes from the coding sequence ATGTCTGATCAACAAAGCGCGGTACTAGCGCTAACCAAAGATTTAATTAGCCGAGAGTCTGTCACCCCTGAAGATGCGGGTTGCCAACCTTTAATGTCTGAGCGTTTAGAAGCATTGGGCTTTGTTACTGAGACCATGGTCTTTGAAGACACAACCAATATGTGGGTAAGAAAAGGCGATGCTGATCCTGTTTTTTGTTTCGCCGGTCATACAGATGTTGTACCGTCTGGTCCAGTTGATGCTTGGCATACGCCACCTTTTGAGCCTACTGAAATAGATGGTTATTTACATGGCCGTGGCGCAGCGGACATGAAAGGCAGCTTAGCGGCCATGGTAGTTGCTACGGAGCGTTTTATTGCTAAACATCCTGATCATAAAGGCTCGATCGCTTTTTTAATTACCAGTGATGAAGAAGGTCCTTTTATTAATGGTACAACTCGTGTTGTTGATACACTAGAAGCACGCAACGAGAAAATGACATGGGCACTTGTTGGTGAACCTTCCAGTACTCATAAAGTGGGTGATGTAATTAAAAATGGCCGCCGAGGATCCTTATCCGGCGATCTTTTTGTCAAAGGGGTGCAAGGCCATGTTGCTTACCCACATTTGGCGAAAAACCCTATTCACCTTGCATCACCTGCAATTGCGGAATTGTCTCAGATCCAATGGGATCAAGGTAATGATTTCTTTCCACCAACTAGTTTTCAAGTATCCAATATTAATGGTGGCACAGGCGCGACTAATGTTGTGCCAGGTGATGTTCATATTCAATTTAACTTTCGTTATTCAACTGAAGTCACCGCAGAAGAATTGATTAAACGTGTTGAAGGGATATTAGACGCTCACGGGCTTGAATATGATTTAGACTGGACATACAACGGATTACCGTTTTTAACTGCAGCGGGTGATTTAGTGGAAGCGGCGGTTAAAGCGATAGAAGACACAGTTCACTATACGCCGCAATTATTAACAACAGGCGGAACATCAGATGGTCGCTTTTTAGCACCAACCGGTGCGCAGGTATTAGAACTTGGTCCTTGTAATGCGACTATTCACAAAATCAACGAATGCGTCAGTATTAGTGATTTAGAGCACTTAACTGATATGTATGAGAAGATATTAGAAAACTTACTAGCAAAATGA
- a CDS encoding Zn-dependent alcohol dehydrogenase: MRTAKALISDGQGHYQVETVQVGDPQAGEVLVKIEASGICHTDWDSIQNWNKKFIVGHEGAGIVAAVGEGVTKVAVGDKVILNWAVPCGECFQCREGNLHICEKNSPVCGCGLDGHAHIETSKCDDEPIERSFHLGTMCEYSVVKQAAVVKVEQDIPFTSACIVGCGVMTGWGSVVNATDITAGSNVCVIGCGGVGLNAIQGAAMSGAGKIIAIDISQERIEQAKEFGATHGVIADRDDIDFIKVREDVKKLTDGRGADYAFECTAIPALGSAPLALIRSAGTAVQVSGIEQRIDFDCELFEWDKKYINPLYGMCNPDRDFPRLMELYDSGKLKLDELVTKKYQLEDMEQAFDDMLNGRIAKGVVVFS, from the coding sequence ATGAGAACAGCAAAAGCCCTAATTTCTGATGGTCAAGGTCATTACCAAGTTGAAACGGTTCAGGTTGGTGATCCACAAGCGGGTGAAGTATTAGTTAAGATTGAAGCTTCCGGTATTTGTCATACTGATTGGGATTCGATCCAAAACTGGAATAAAAAATTTATTGTTGGGCACGAAGGGGCTGGCATTGTTGCAGCCGTTGGTGAAGGGGTCACAAAAGTCGCAGTGGGTGACAAGGTTATTCTTAATTGGGCAGTGCCTTGTGGCGAATGTTTTCAGTGTAGAGAAGGTAACTTGCACATTTGTGAGAAAAACTCACCTGTATGCGGCTGTGGTTTAGACGGTCACGCGCATATTGAAACATCCAAATGCGATGACGAGCCAATTGAGCGTTCTTTCCATTTGGGTACTATGTGTGAGTATTCAGTGGTTAAACAAGCCGCTGTGGTTAAAGTGGAGCAAGATATTCCCTTTACCTCCGCTTGTATTGTTGGCTGCGGCGTAATGACAGGATGGGGTTCAGTGGTTAATGCTACCGACATTACTGCGGGTTCGAACGTTTGCGTTATTGGTTGTGGTGGTGTTGGCTTAAATGCCATCCAAGGCGCAGCAATGTCAGGCGCGGGTAAAATTATCGCTATTGATATTAGCCAAGAACGCATTGAACAAGCCAAAGAATTTGGCGCAACCCATGGCGTTATTGCCGATCGGGATGACATTGATTTTATTAAAGTGCGTGAAGACGTTAAAAAATTAACCGATGGTCGTGGAGCTGACTACGCATTTGAGTGTACAGCCATTCCAGCTTTAGGTTCGGCGCCACTAGCGTTAATTCGTAGTGCAGGTACCGCAGTACAGGTAAGTGGTATTGAGCAACGTATTGACTTTGACTGTGAGCTATTTGAGTGGGATAAAAAATATATTAACCCATTGTATGGTATGTGTAATCCTGATCGTGATTTCCCTCGTTTGATGGAATTATATGACAGCGGTAAATTAAAATTGGACGAGCTAGTCACGAAAAAGTATCAGCTAGAAGATATGGAACAAGCATTTGATGACATGCTTAATGGTCGTATTGCCAAAGGCGTGGTTGTTTTTTCGTAA
- a CDS encoding DUF2897 family protein gives MSILILILIIALVAGGFLLLKNNTDFKLPDNWQEKHQANQQKQDKWDKDDWDND, from the coding sequence ATGTCTATCTTAATCCTAATTTTAATTATTGCCTTAGTCGCCGGTGGCTTTTTACTATTGAAAAATAATACGGATTTTAAATTACCAGATAATTGGCAAGAAAAGCACCAAGCGAATCAACAAAAACAGGATAAGTGGGATAAAGACGACTGGGATAACGATTAA
- a CDS encoding ArsC family reductase yields the protein MTTLYGIKNCDTVKKAKKWLDANGISYTFHDFRVDGLDEDKIETWLNNVEFDVLLNKRGTSYRQLEDDVKQNLTKDNAAKYFVDLPTLIKRPVLELDEQVIVGFKADNYQALFSK from the coding sequence ATGACAACACTTTACGGCATCAAAAATTGTGACACGGTAAAAAAAGCCAAAAAGTGGCTCGATGCGAATGGTATCAGTTATACCTTTCACGACTTCAGAGTGGATGGGCTTGATGAAGATAAAATAGAAACTTGGTTAAATAATGTAGAGTTTGATGTTCTGTTGAATAAACGTGGTACTTCATACCGTCAGCTAGAAGACGATGTAAAGCAAAATTTAACAAAAGATAATGCCGCAAAATATTTTGTTGATTTACCAACGTTAATTAAACGACCTGTATTAGAACTGGATGAGCAAGTCATCGTCGGCTTTAAAGCCGATAACTATCAAGCTTTATTTAGCAAATAA
- a CDS encoding Dabb family protein yields MIRHTVAFKLKHEIGSEAEQDFLTAAKALAAIETVEKFECLKQVSSKNDFAYGLSMEFADQSAYDFYNNHPDHVAFVEQRWLKEVVDFMEIDYVVIG; encoded by the coding sequence ATGATTAGACATACTGTTGCTTTTAAATTAAAACATGAGATTGGCTCTGAAGCGGAGCAAGATTTTTTAACCGCTGCAAAAGCGCTGGCTGCGATTGAAACAGTAGAAAAATTTGAGTGCTTAAAACAGGTTAGTAGTAAAAACGACTTTGCCTATGGTTTATCCATGGAATTTGCCGATCAAAGTGCTTACGATTTTTATAATAACCACCCAGACCACGTAGCTTTTGTCGAACAGCGTTGGTTAAAAGAAGTGGTTGATTTTATGGAAATCGATTATGTGGTTATTGGTTAA
- a CDS encoding PTS sugar transporter subunit IIA, with protein sequence MAKADIIHPFGKKQLQGSYAIPAPCNASIKPLSEYPRPLVADGYFGQGIMFEPFGYKFVSPLTGVLDHMPATCHRIKLTSKQGLKIDIRFGLETESLMATGFKCFVKTGDVVQQGDLLFEFDLARMKRELASLASYLTITNSHLLESIMPYYHEVRAQEDPIMSIKPRRKT encoded by the coding sequence TTGGCTAAAGCAGACATTATACATCCATTTGGTAAAAAGCAGTTGCAAGGAAGTTATGCAATTCCAGCACCCTGTAATGCGTCGATTAAACCGCTATCTGAATACCCAAGGCCATTAGTGGCTGACGGTTATTTTGGCCAAGGGATCATGTTTGAACCGTTTGGTTACAAATTCGTTAGCCCCCTGACGGGGGTTCTTGACCATATGCCAGCCACTTGCCATCGAATAAAGTTAACTAGTAAGCAAGGCCTTAAAATTGACATTCGCTTTGGCCTTGAAACCGAATCATTGATGGCGACAGGCTTTAAATGTTTTGTCAAAACTGGTGATGTTGTGCAGCAGGGGGACTTATTGTTTGAGTTTGACCTTGCCAGAATGAAAAGAGAATTAGCAAGCTTAGCTTCTTATCTAACTATTACAAACAGTCATCTATTAGAGAGCATAATGCCTTATTATCATGAGGTAAGGGCACAAGAAGACCCTATTATGAGTATTAAACCGCGGAGAAAAACATGA
- a CDS encoding AraC family transcriptional regulator codes for MQASQVYCEPFVIEHGYQFEIHHVKYKTDDAYSCFMHFHEVHEFIIFDEIEGSYYYSQGESQLKQNDIVFTPALETHDFELSNKQKSWYIIQFLPSVIDTPEMEAIGSFFQQGMHLRLPEEQMANIKQQVKWLYESYQENPMSEKSLTLLKLLVIWIAEYAKPVTPPNIQPITKSLGFEKLTPVINMFRQQTSVELTLVEAAELCHLSPSYFSRMFKKVFRCNFSEYSLRHKLYSAARMLSQSHYSITDISYELHFSSPSHFISQFKKQFATTPHKYRADLKERAINERL; via the coding sequence ATGCAAGCGAGTCAGGTTTATTGTGAACCATTTGTTATAGAACATGGGTATCAGTTTGAAATACACCATGTTAAATATAAGACAGACGACGCCTATTCTTGTTTTATGCACTTCCATGAAGTTCACGAATTTATCATTTTTGACGAAATTGAAGGGTCTTATTACTACAGCCAAGGCGAATCTCAGCTAAAACAAAATGACATCGTTTTTACGCCGGCTTTAGAAACCCACGATTTTGAATTGAGTAATAAACAAAAGTCTTGGTATATCATTCAATTTTTACCAAGTGTTATTGATACACCAGAAATGGAAGCGATAGGTTCGTTTTTTCAACAAGGTATGCATTTACGCCTACCTGAAGAACAAATGGCCAACATTAAGCAACAAGTTAAATGGTTGTATGAAAGCTATCAAGAAAACCCGATGAGCGAAAAAAGCTTAACCTTGTTAAAGCTATTGGTGATTTGGATCGCAGAATACGCTAAACCTGTCACGCCGCCAAATATTCAACCCATAACTAAAAGCCTAGGTTTTGAAAAATTAACGCCAGTTATTAATATGTTCCGCCAGCAAACCAGTGTTGAATTAACTTTGGTCGAAGCCGCTGAGCTTTGTCATTTATCACCTTCGTATTTTTCAAGAATGTTCAAAAAAGTGTTTCGATGTAATTTTTCTGAATATAGTTTGCGACACAAATTGTATAGTGCTGCTCGAATGTTAAGTCAGTCGCATTATTCAATCACTGATATTAGCTATGAGCTGCACTTTTCTAGCCCTTCGCATTTTATATCGCAATTTAAAAAACAATTTGCCACTACGCCGCATAAATATCGTGCGGATTTAAAAGAGCGGGCTATCAACGAACGCTTGTAA
- a CDS encoding SDR family oxidoreductase, whose translation MTDHYNLRNKVAVVTGGGKGLGKTITKALLQKGMKVAICGRNPDTLNATFDEFSTQYKDAIFAAPCDVSDANQVKQFILSVKQQWSTIHVLINNSGFGKDSIVWQTSESDWDEVMNTNVKGSYLMCKNTLPMMINNKEGYIINIASQAALNGYANAGVYCASKFAMVGLGKALQEEVREYGIHVHSLNPALIQSQKSASDPIDCGLIQNEDLASMITYLLEQPRRLKIDNIGMWGF comes from the coding sequence ATGACAGATCATTATAACTTGAGAAACAAAGTGGCCGTGGTCACGGGTGGTGGGAAAGGCTTAGGTAAAACAATTACCAAGGCACTATTGCAAAAAGGGATGAAGGTCGCTATTTGTGGCCGAAATCCAGACACGTTAAATGCCACTTTTGATGAATTTTCAACACAATATAAAGATGCTATTTTCGCGGCACCTTGTGATGTCAGTGATGCAAATCAGGTTAAGCAGTTTATTCTCTCGGTAAAACAACAATGGTCTACCATCCATGTGCTCATTAATAACAGTGGTTTTGGAAAAGATAGTATAGTTTGGCAAACCAGTGAAAGTGATTGGGATGAGGTAATGAATACCAATGTTAAAGGTAGTTACCTTATGTGTAAAAACACGCTGCCTATGATGATTAATAATAAAGAAGGATACATCATTAATATTGCTTCGCAAGCCGCACTAAATGGCTATGCTAATGCCGGCGTTTATTGTGCATCTAAATTTGCCATGGTCGGACTAGGAAAAGCCCTACAGGAAGAAGTGCGTGAGTATGGTATACATGTCCACTCACTCAACCCTGCCCTGATCCAATCTCAAAAATCGGCAAGCGATCCCATTGATTGCGGTTTGATACAAAATGAAGATTTAGCATCGATGATCACCTATTTACTAGAGCAGCCACGACGCTTAAAAATAGACAATATTGGGATGTGGGGTTTTTAA
- a CDS encoding M15 family metallopeptidase: protein MDNLILTGQSTHHLCELYPNHMIHQDAVAGVKHLQQQAKDQGFDLRLASSYRGFQRQCQIWNEKYSGQRLVVDNKNNPIDLSVLTELERIKAICLYTAIPGTSRHHWGTDIDVYDANKIGRADLQLIETEYIDDGPCQPLANWLQVHAQALGFFLPYTAQNQLKVANEPWHLSYNPVAEYFSQSICPDLWLHQVPSGSMLGYACIKNNIESLFSDFVLFQQ, encoded by the coding sequence ATGGATAATTTAATTTTAACTGGGCAAAGCACGCACCACTTATGCGAGCTTTATCCTAATCACATGATCCATCAAGACGCTGTTGCTGGTGTAAAACATTTACAACAACAGGCAAAAGATCAGGGATTTGATTTAAGACTGGCGAGTAGCTATCGCGGTTTTCAACGTCAATGCCAAATTTGGAATGAAAAATACTCTGGCCAGCGACTTGTTGTTGATAATAAAAATAACCCAATCGATTTAAGTGTCTTAACTGAGCTTGAGCGCATAAAAGCGATTTGCTTGTATACAGCCATACCCGGCACCAGCCGCCATCATTGGGGCACGGATATTGATGTTTACGACGCCAATAAAATTGGCCGAGCAGACTTACAATTAATTGAAACTGAATATATTGATGATGGACCTTGCCAGCCATTAGCTAATTGGTTGCAGGTTCATGCACAAGCGTTAGGTTTTTTCTTACCTTATACAGCACAAAATCAACTTAAAGTAGCCAACGAACCATGGCACTTATCATACAATCCTGTTGCCGAATATTTTAGCCAATCTATTTGCCCCGACCTTTGGTTACATCAAGTGCCAAGTGGTAGTATGCTGGGCTATGCCTGTATCAAAAATAATATAGAATCGCTATTTTCTGATTTTGTATTGTTTCAACAATAA